One window of Dromaius novaehollandiae isolate bDroNov1 chromosome 20, bDroNov1.hap1, whole genome shotgun sequence genomic DNA carries:
- the MED22 gene encoding mediator of RNA polymerase II transcription subunit 22 isoform X2 produces the protein MSQQRVLPQSKETLLQSYNKRLKDDVKSIMDNFTEIIKTAKIEDETQVSRATQGEQDNYEMHVRAANIVRAGESLMKLVSDLKQFLILNDFPSVNEAINQRNQQLKSLQEECDKKLIALRDEISIDLYELEEEYYSSSLCDSNDLPLCEAYWRQDLATLSPESLSMPLTTATAEQSAATSQSSTPSHPHVNGHGAGPTEHS, from the exons ATGTcgcagcagcgggtgctgccgcAGAGCAAGGAGACGCTGCTGCAGTCCTACAACAAGCGTCTCAAGGATGATGTCAAGTCCATCATGGACAACTTCACTGAGATCATCAAGACCGCTAAG ATTGAGGATGAAACTCAAGTCTCTCGAGCAACCCAGGGTGAACAGGATAACTATGAGATGCATGTCAGAGCTGCAAACATT GTCCGAGCTGGTGAGTCTCTGATGAAACTTGTGTCGGACCTGAAGCAGTTCTTGATCCTCAATGACTTCCCCTCTGTGAATGAAGCTATCAACCAGCGCAACCAGCAGCTGAAAAGCCTGCAGGAGGAATGTGACAAGAAATTGATTGCACTACGGGATGAGATCTCCATTGACCTGTACGAGCTAGAAGAAGAATATTACTCTTCCAG TCTGTGTGACAGCAATGATCTTCCACTGTGTGAAGCCTACTGGAGACAAGACCTTGCCACGCTGTCCCCTGAAAGCCTCTCCATGCCTCTGACAACTGCCACAGCAGAGCAGAGCGCTGCTACCTCTCAGAGCTCAACCCCATCGCACCCCCATGTGAACGGGCACGGGGCAGGCCCGACGGAGCACTCCTGA
- the MED22 gene encoding mediator of RNA polymerase II transcription subunit 22 isoform X1, protein MSQQRVLPQSKETLLQSYNKRLKDDVKSIMDNFTEIIKTAKIEDETQVSRATQGEQDNYEMHVRAANIVRAGESLMKLVSDLKQFLILNDFPSVNEAINQRNQQLKSLQEECDKKLIALRDEISIDLYELEEEYYSSSYSLCDSNDLPLCEAYWRQDLATLSPESLSMPLTTATAEQSAATSQSSTPSHPHVNGHGAGPTEHS, encoded by the exons ATGTcgcagcagcgggtgctgccgcAGAGCAAGGAGACGCTGCTGCAGTCCTACAACAAGCGTCTCAAGGATGATGTCAAGTCCATCATGGACAACTTCACTGAGATCATCAAGACCGCTAAG ATTGAGGATGAAACTCAAGTCTCTCGAGCAACCCAGGGTGAACAGGATAACTATGAGATGCATGTCAGAGCTGCAAACATT GTCCGAGCTGGTGAGTCTCTGATGAAACTTGTGTCGGACCTGAAGCAGTTCTTGATCCTCAATGACTTCCCCTCTGTGAATGAAGCTATCAACCAGCGCAACCAGCAGCTGAAAAGCCTGCAGGAGGAATGTGACAAGAAATTGATTGCACTACGGGATGAGATCTCCATTGACCTGTACGAGCTAGAAGAAGAATATTACTCTTCCAG CTACAGTCTGTGTGACAGCAATGATCTTCCACTGTGTGAAGCCTACTGGAGACAAGACCTTGCCACGCTGTCCCCTGAAAGCCTCTCCATGCCTCTGACAACTGCCACAGCAGAGCAGAGCGCTGCTACCTCTCAGAGCTCAACCCCATCGCACCCCCATGTGAACGGGCACGGGGCAGGCCCGACGGAGCACTCCTGA
- the RPL7A gene encoding large ribosomal subunit protein eL8 has product MPKGKKAKGKKVAPAPAVVKKQEAKKVVNPLFEKRPKNFGIGQDIQPKRDLTRFVKWPRYIRLQRQRSILYKRLKVPPAINQFTQALDRQTATQLLKLAHKYRPETKQEKKQRLLARAEQKAAGKGDAPTKRPPVLRAGVNTVTTLVENKKAQLVVIAHDVDPIELVVFLPALCRKMGVPYCIIKGKARLGRLVHRKTCTCVAFTQVNPEDKGALAKLVEAVKTNYNDRYDEIRRHWGGNVLGPKSVARIAKLEKAKAKELATKLG; this is encoded by the exons ATG CCGAAAGGAAAGAAGGCCAAGGGCAAGAAGGTGGCACCTGCCCCTGCTGTAGTCAAGAAGCAGGAGGCCAAGAAGGTCGTCAATCCTCTCTTTGAGAAGAGGCCCAAGAACTTTGGCATTG GACAGGATATCCAGCCTAAGCGTGATCTCACACGTTTTGTGAAATGGCCTCGCTACATCAGACTCCAGCGCCAGCGGTCCATTCTTTACAAACGATTGAAGGTGCCTCCTGCAATTAACCAGTTCACTCAGGCTTTGGATCGCCAAACAG CTACACAGCTTCTGAAGCTGGCACACAAGTACAGGCCTGAAACTAAGCAAGAGAAGAAGCAGAGGCTGCTGGCTCGTGCTGAGCAGAAAGCTGCAGGAAAGGGAGATGCTCCAACTAAGAGGCCACCAGTCCTCCGAGCAG GTGTTAACACTGTTACAACTCTGGTAGAGAACAAGAAAGCTCAACTTGTAGTAATTGCCCACGATGTAGACCCCATTGAG CTGGTGGTTTTCTTGCCGGCTCTGTGCCGCAAGATGGGAGTGCCATACTGCATCATCAAGGGCAAAGCCAGACTGGGGCGACTGGTCCACAGGAAAACCTGTACCTGTGTTGCCTTCACCCAGGTTAACCC GGAGGATAAGGGAGCCCTTGCGAAGCTGGTGGAGGCTGTCAAGACCAACTACAATGACAGATATGATGAG ATCCGTCGTCACTGGGGTGGTAACGTCTTGGGTCCAAAATCAGTGGCTCGCATTGCCAAGCTTGAGAAAGCAAAGGCTAAAGAACTGGCAACTAAGCTGGGTTAA